From Pelagicoccus enzymogenes, a single genomic window includes:
- a CDS encoding response regulator → MSENSKIRVMLVDDHPSMLMGMVSIVESQPDMEVAGKAESGEAALELFKVTRPDVILMDLRMPGNMSGVEAIMSICRIDSSAKVIVFSTFDCDEDIHLALQSGAKSYLLKDMSIAEICGAIRRVQAGEQVLPEFIANRLSESSPRQALTEREREVLEALLKGRSNKEIAHSLYISIDTVKTHLKTLFAKLEVQDRTEAAVTAIRRGIVHLD, encoded by the coding sequence ATGTCCGAGAACTCGAAAATCCGCGTAATGCTCGTAGACGACCACCCGTCTATGCTCATGGGCATGGTCTCCATCGTGGAGAGCCAGCCGGACATGGAAGTCGCCGGCAAAGCCGAAAGCGGCGAGGCTGCCCTCGAGCTCTTTAAGGTCACTCGCCCAGACGTCATTCTCATGGACCTTCGCATGCCGGGCAACATGAGCGGCGTGGAGGCGATCATGTCGATCTGCCGCATCGACTCCTCCGCCAAAGTCATCGTTTTCTCCACCTTCGACTGCGACGAGGATATCCATCTTGCCCTGCAATCCGGGGCCAAGTCCTACCTGCTCAAAGACATGTCGATCGCGGAAATCTGCGGAGCCATCCGCCGCGTGCAAGCCGGCGAGCAAGTCCTGCCAGAGTTCATCGCCAATCGCCTGAGCGAAAGCTCGCCCCGCCAAGCCCTCACCGAGCGCGAGCGCGAAGTCCTCGAAGCCCTGCTCAAAGGGCGCAGCAACAAGGAGATCGCCCACTCGCTCTACATCTCCATCGACACCGTAAAGACACACCTCAAAACCCTCTTCGCCAAACTCGAAGTCCAAGACCGCACCGAAGCCGCCGTCACCGCCATCCGCCGCGGCATCGTGCACCTCGATTAA
- a CDS encoding DUF3857 domain-containing protein — protein MQSLLFRATILFAILGLATAAGAKPKLPDWVRQAVELPEPPRREGEEPTFEVLWDEAFYEVLDNGRVKRNVRYAIRILDLQERWRAKASCSYYASSGTKPKINAWTLHKNGDVYKYKKSDEKERSNSFYLTLETESRTVTVDGWNETRTGDVFAYEYTTTESTIFTQYYWGFQSTAPVALSRITVEAPEGWSIEQTYFDASPTKTRSGNSVTWEAQNILSKKWEPHSPSSAARREHMRIVVTPPENHRLRFSSLKFETWEDLAAFQVEVSDPMAVPNEEIVAKAKELTQDATSDWEKIQALGEYAKAINYEHIALELGNGGGYTPRPASETFRLGWGDCKDKSTLLRALLESVGIESYVVSLNATDNDYADSKLPGPFYFNHCITAVQVDSAIDAPAVYEDENLGRLLFIDPTWNNSPIGEIPFEAQGGLAIVGKLAPQPLVRLPLTTPEENKTERTILAELLDNAGLMGRIETTRYGQSAVSERRKVNSLNRKEYLESINDRFAANGNPSPVINVTKESDDLLGDRSYKTTIDFGFKGYAKQMQNVLMIFKPAILERIVDNPFSETKRSLPVRLRARMLEETAKIYTPLGYSPDEFVPETIIETDFGSYVTTTRFDEAETQFVFTRSFIQNDMVVPVERYAELRDFFAAVVDAEQTPIVLAKK, from the coding sequence ATGCAATCGCTACTGTTTAGAGCAACGATCCTGTTCGCTATTCTCGGCTTGGCCACCGCCGCTGGCGCGAAGCCAAAGCTGCCCGATTGGGTAAGGCAAGCCGTCGAGCTGCCGGAACCCCCGCGACGCGAAGGCGAGGAACCAACATTCGAAGTCCTGTGGGACGAGGCCTTCTACGAAGTGCTCGACAACGGAAGGGTCAAAAGAAACGTCCGCTACGCCATCCGCATCCTCGATCTGCAAGAACGCTGGCGGGCCAAGGCGAGCTGCTCCTACTACGCTTCTTCCGGAACCAAACCCAAGATCAACGCCTGGACGCTTCACAAAAACGGCGACGTATACAAATACAAGAAATCGGATGAAAAGGAGCGCAGCAACTCATTCTACCTCACCCTCGAGACCGAATCGCGTACCGTCACGGTCGATGGTTGGAACGAAACGCGCACCGGCGACGTATTCGCTTATGAATACACGACGACCGAATCCACCATCTTCACCCAATACTACTGGGGATTCCAGAGCACGGCTCCCGTGGCGCTCTCCCGCATCACCGTCGAAGCGCCTGAAGGGTGGAGCATTGAACAAACCTACTTCGATGCCTCCCCCACCAAAACGCGCTCGGGAAACTCCGTTACCTGGGAAGCCCAAAACATCCTCTCCAAAAAGTGGGAACCCCACAGCCCCAGCTCCGCCGCCCGCCGCGAGCACATGAGAATCGTCGTCACCCCACCGGAAAACCATCGCCTCCGCTTCTCCAGCCTCAAGTTCGAAACCTGGGAGGACCTCGCCGCCTTCCAAGTTGAAGTCTCCGACCCCATGGCCGTGCCCAACGAGGAGATCGTCGCCAAAGCCAAGGAACTCACCCAAGACGCCACCAGCGACTGGGAGAAGATTCAAGCCCTCGGCGAGTACGCCAAAGCCATCAACTACGAACACATCGCCCTCGAGCTCGGCAACGGCGGCGGCTACACGCCCCGCCCAGCCAGCGAAACCTTCCGCCTGGGCTGGGGCGACTGCAAGGACAAGTCCACCCTCCTGCGAGCCCTGCTCGAATCGGTCGGCATCGAATCCTACGTCGTTTCCCTCAACGCGACCGACAACGACTACGCCGACTCAAAACTGCCCGGCCCCTTCTATTTCAATCACTGCATCACCGCCGTGCAAGTCGACTCCGCCATCGACGCTCCCGCCGTCTACGAAGACGAGAACCTCGGCCGCCTTCTCTTCATCGACCCCACTTGGAACAACAGCCCCATCGGCGAGATTCCCTTCGAAGCTCAAGGCGGACTCGCCATCGTCGGCAAGCTGGCACCCCAGCCCCTGGTTCGACTCCCGCTCACCACTCCGGAAGAGAACAAGACCGAGCGAACCATTCTGGCAGAGCTCCTCGACAATGCCGGCCTCATGGGGCGAATCGAGACCACGCGCTACGGGCAATCCGCCGTCAGCGAACGCCGCAAGGTCAACAGCCTCAACCGCAAGGAATACCTCGAGTCCATCAACGATCGCTTCGCGGCCAACGGCAATCCCAGCCCTGTCATCAATGTCACCAAAGAGTCGGACGATCTTCTCGGAGACCGCAGCTACAAGACCACCATCGACTTTGGCTTCAAAGGCTACGCCAAGCAGATGCAAAACGTGCTCATGATCTTCAAGCCCGCCATCCTCGAGCGCATCGTAGACAATCCCTTCAGCGAAACGAAACGCAGCCTCCCCGTCCGCTTACGGGCTCGCATGCTGGAGGAGACCGCCAAGATCTACACGCCGCTCGGATACTCGCCGGACGAGTTCGTACCTGAAACCATCATCGAAACCGACTTTGGTAGTTACGTGACAACTACGCGTTTCGACGAAGCCGAAACCCAATTCGTTTTCACCCGCTCGTTTATACAAAACGACATGGTCGTCCCCGTGGAACGCTATGCCGAACTAAGGGATTTCTTCGCCGCAGTCGTTGACGCCGAACAGACGCCCATCGTCCTGGCCAAGAAATAG
- a CDS encoding sensor histidine kinase: MATQRHRSLPDRPIRPRSKAGFRVLASSLALATIAPVVGQTPPQTAPLQSAFEVRALSVEQASQALPVEIEGVVLGRVEPYHQAFVLVDDRGDSLYAVDLQPPIAPVKAGQRVRVRGSTDPGGYAPFLSIESVDQLGEGELPAPLPVTLSDLSAGGLDSRWVETYGIVRSCRVADHDSLPDGKSSLIELAYGKERISVQAQFATDPESLIDAQIRFRAICVNQHNRNRQFIQPALLIPAEGEITIESRPETPPFQSEPAAISSLLEFYPNIDYHHRVHIQGALLHAIPGESLWIRDRTRAIRVATEQLPAPPPHSQLSIAGFLASDAYSPALEDAEFRIQGASTAAEPRILERYADAFEHDADLVRFRGILTDKRPQPDGVALRFEWQDSQNNVTAATLISGEISPSSLPAVGSLLNVTGICSVVPYQTDNISGSLTPQSFELLIRSASDLQVLQAPPFWDRETVVWLLLALLSLATLAALAIYLAAQRRLKEQARQREMAEAEFTAILRERNRLAREIHDTLSQGLGATSVQLELAKNRCPEGDEALLKHLDNAHQIVRTSLGEARTSIWNMRSQILEKFDLPEALTAILHQLTEQAGVAAKVKVDGPRRRLSTAVENNLLRIGQEAITNATKYASAKQVRLDIAFTSNEINIAIADDGIGFDPASSHAKSNSFGLVGMKERADHIGASLRIDSAPGTGTRISVRFAG; this comes from the coding sequence ATGGCTACCCAGCGTCACCGTTCCCTTCCTGATCGCCCCATCAGGCCCCGTTCTAAAGCGGGGTTTCGCGTCCTAGCCTCCAGCCTCGCCCTCGCGACCATCGCTCCCGTTGTCGGCCAAACACCCCCTCAAACCGCCCCCCTGCAGTCCGCCTTCGAGGTGCGCGCCCTCTCTGTCGAGCAAGCCTCCCAGGCCTTGCCCGTTGAAATCGAAGGAGTGGTCCTCGGGCGGGTCGAGCCCTACCACCAGGCCTTCGTCCTCGTCGACGACCGCGGAGACAGCCTCTACGCCGTCGACCTCCAGCCCCCCATCGCTCCCGTCAAAGCCGGCCAACGCGTTCGGGTCCGCGGGAGCACCGACCCCGGTGGCTACGCTCCTTTCCTGTCAATCGAATCGGTCGACCAGCTCGGCGAGGGCGAACTCCCAGCCCCCCTTCCCGTCACCCTTTCGGACCTGAGCGCCGGCGGTCTCGACTCCCGCTGGGTAGAAACCTACGGCATCGTGCGCAGCTGCCGCGTCGCCGACCACGACAGCCTGCCCGACGGAAAATCCTCTCTCATCGAACTGGCCTACGGCAAGGAGCGCATCAGCGTGCAAGCCCAGTTCGCCACCGACCCCGAGAGCCTTATCGACGCCCAAATCCGCTTCCGCGCCATCTGCGTCAACCAGCACAACCGCAACCGCCAATTCATCCAGCCCGCCCTTCTCATTCCCGCAGAGGGAGAGATCACCATCGAGTCCCGCCCGGAAACTCCCCCTTTCCAAAGCGAACCAGCCGCCATCAGCTCCCTGCTCGAATTCTATCCCAACATCGACTACCATCATCGCGTCCATATCCAAGGCGCCCTCCTGCACGCCATCCCCGGCGAGTCCCTCTGGATCCGCGACCGCACCCGCGCCATCCGAGTCGCTACCGAGCAACTGCCGGCGCCACCACCCCACAGCCAACTCAGCATAGCGGGCTTCCTGGCGAGCGACGCCTACTCGCCTGCCTTGGAAGACGCAGAATTTCGTATCCAGGGAGCAAGCACAGCCGCTGAGCCACGCATCCTCGAGCGCTACGCCGACGCCTTCGAGCACGACGCCGACCTCGTCCGCTTCAGAGGCATCCTCACCGACAAGCGCCCGCAACCCGACGGCGTTGCCCTTCGCTTCGAATGGCAGGACTCCCAGAACAACGTCACCGCCGCCACCCTCATTAGCGGAGAGATATCGCCGTCTTCGTTGCCCGCCGTCGGTTCCCTGCTCAACGTCACCGGCATCTGCTCCGTCGTACCGTACCAGACCGACAACATCAGCGGCAGCCTCACTCCTCAGAGCTTCGAGCTCCTTATCCGCTCCGCCTCCGACCTGCAGGTCCTGCAAGCCCCGCCCTTCTGGGATCGGGAAACCGTCGTCTGGCTGCTACTGGCCTTGCTGTCCCTCGCGACCCTTGCCGCTCTCGCAATCTACCTCGCCGCCCAGCGCCGCCTCAAAGAGCAAGCCCGCCAGCGCGAAATGGCTGAAGCGGAGTTCACCGCCATCCTCCGGGAACGCAACCGCCTCGCCCGCGAGATCCACGACACCTTGTCGCAAGGGCTGGGAGCCACCTCCGTCCAGCTGGAGCTCGCCAAGAACCGTTGCCCCGAGGGCGACGAAGCCTTGCTCAAGCACCTCGACAACGCCCACCAAATCGTGCGCACCTCCCTCGGCGAAGCCCGCACTTCCATCTGGAACATGCGCTCCCAGATCCTAGAAAAGTTCGACCTTCCCGAGGCCCTTACCGCCATCCTGCACCAGCTCACGGAACAAGCCGGCGTCGCCGCCAAGGTTAAGGTCGACGGTCCCCGCCGACGCCTCTCCACCGCAGTGGAAAACAACCTCCTACGCATCGGGCAGGAAGCCATCACCAATGCCACCAAGTACGCGTCGGCCAAACAGGTGCGCCTCGACATCGCTTTCACGAGCAACGAGATCAACATCGCCATCGCCGACGACGGCATCGGATTCGATCCCGCCTCCAGCCACGCCAAGTCCAACAGCTTCGGCCTGGTCGGCATGAAAGAGCGAGCCGACCACATCGGAGCCTCCCTGCGCATTGACAGCGCCCCGGGCACCGGAACCCGCATTTCCGTCCGCTTCGCTGGTTGA
- a CDS encoding glycoside hydrolase family 5 protein — MLPRTPTLLALAAILSLAASLWAQSDESPYPNYNTDPIAPEYDGMEKVAPQIAGQIQAGWNLGNTMEATWWEGATPDPLTGETIWGNPIVTKELIQLVKQSGFQAIRIPCSWNQYSDPATAQIDPVWLARVEEVVRYCVDADLYILLNIHWDGGWLERNVTPEQEEAVNHKQRAFWQQIATHFRDFDQRLLFASANEPHVETAQQMDVLDRYHQTFVDTVRATGGRNACRTLVVQGPITDIERTEQLMDPLPSDTVPNRLMVEVHYYTPYNFALMTQDESWGKQSYYWGANYHSTTDPTRNATWGEEALLDDFFGRMKSKFVDHGIPVLLGEFAAIRRSHLTGDDLELHLASRAYYHNYVSEKANELGLIPFYWDTGTLGNHGSGIFDRSDNTVFDTQLLEALTELETPQYWETEGKRYATDINSDGDWASDLMEQFLGSDPDDKNSIPDRPRFHLNASAHAVYTLYRFSKNTGQLKFEYSSDLINWSDFEMTVSQDSETVLEHISASPLPQGEERFIRPKLVR; from the coding sequence ATGCTACCCCGCACCCCCACCCTACTCGCCCTCGCTGCTATCCTTTCCCTTGCTGCCAGCCTTTGGGCCCAAAGCGACGAATCGCCGTATCCAAACTACAATACGGATCCCATCGCTCCCGAATACGACGGCATGGAAAAGGTGGCCCCCCAGATCGCGGGTCAAATCCAAGCAGGCTGGAACCTCGGCAACACCATGGAAGCCACCTGGTGGGAAGGCGCCACCCCGGACCCCCTCACCGGCGAAACGATATGGGGAAATCCCATCGTCACCAAAGAGCTGATACAACTCGTGAAGCAAAGCGGATTCCAAGCCATCCGCATCCCCTGCAGCTGGAACCAGTATTCCGATCCCGCCACCGCGCAGATCGACCCCGTCTGGCTCGCCCGCGTCGAGGAAGTCGTGCGGTACTGCGTCGACGCCGACCTCTACATCCTGCTCAACATCCACTGGGACGGCGGCTGGCTGGAGCGAAACGTGACTCCTGAGCAAGAGGAAGCAGTTAACCACAAGCAACGCGCCTTCTGGCAACAGATCGCCACCCATTTCCGCGACTTCGACCAACGCCTGCTCTTCGCCAGCGCCAACGAGCCTCACGTCGAAACCGCCCAGCAAATGGACGTACTCGACCGCTACCACCAAACCTTCGTCGACACCGTCCGCGCCACCGGCGGCCGCAACGCCTGCCGCACCCTCGTCGTACAGGGCCCGATCACCGACATCGAGCGCACCGAGCAACTCATGGACCCCCTCCCCAGCGATACCGTGCCCAACCGCCTCATGGTCGAAGTCCACTACTACACCCCCTACAACTTCGCCCTCATGACCCAAGACGAAAGCTGGGGCAAACAATCCTACTACTGGGGAGCCAACTACCACTCCACCACCGACCCCACTCGCAACGCCACCTGGGGAGAAGAAGCCCTGCTCGACGACTTCTTCGGCCGTATGAAAAGCAAATTCGTCGACCACGGCATCCCCGTGCTGCTCGGCGAATTCGCCGCCATCCGCCGCAGCCACCTCACCGGCGACGACCTCGAACTCCACCTAGCCTCCCGTGCCTACTACCACAACTACGTTTCCGAAAAAGCCAACGAGCTCGGACTCATCCCCTTCTATTGGGACACCGGCACCCTCGGCAACCACGGCTCCGGCATCTTCGACCGAAGCGACAATACCGTATTCGATACTCAACTACTAGAAGCTCTCACCGAACTCGAAACCCCACAATACTGGGAGACCGAGGGTAAACGTTACGCCACCGACATCAACTCAGACGGGGATTGGGCCAGCGACCTCATGGAACAATTTCTCGGTAGCGACCCCGACGATAAAAACTCCATCCCTGATCGACCCCGCTTTCACCTGAACGCCAGCGCTCATGCCGTCTACACCCTCTACCGCTTCTCCAAAAACACTGGACAGCTAAAATTCGAATATTCGTCAGATCTCATCAATTGGTCCGATTTCGAAATGACCGTTTCGCAGGACTCCGAGACCGTCCTGGAACACATCTCCGCTTCCCCACTGCCGCAGGGCGAAGAGCGCTTCATCCGCCCCAAGCTCGTCCGCTAG
- a CDS encoding Gfo/Idh/MocA family protein, translated as MNRRSFISNVLAAGSLAAIPRSAWSVVNDGRKPKVGLIGCGWFGNVNMDSMAKVAQLEIVSLCDPNRRNLAATQESVKMRQGRAPATFSDYRKMLASIEHDIVIVGTPDHWHALPAIAAMQAGADVFLEKPISVDVMEGEAILAAARKYDRVVQVNLQRRNDPIFDEVREQYLDTEKLGRIGLVECFFYGGGNGNVVSPVEVPDHLDYDLWAGPAPQVPYVPQIESRGWRMFQEYGNGTIGDMGVHIFDLVRSVMRLGWPGSVSSTGGRFVYKNATSNISDTQNAVFHYPDLDVSWEHRHWGLSPIPQRHWTDQWGARIIGEKGTLNLTTMSYAFQERGSRSLQGRHLLSRSNDLENVDFSRFDAAVGANQDRHCLDFLQARETRTRPTSDIEEGHISSACCILGNVALELGRTIAYDPRTRSVAGDAQATEHLSRRYRENWIHPDPNAV; from the coding sequence ATGAATCGGCGGTCATTTATTTCTAACGTTCTGGCTGCGGGTTCGCTCGCTGCCATCCCTCGAAGCGCTTGGAGTGTGGTGAATGATGGGAGGAAGCCAAAGGTGGGACTCATTGGTTGCGGTTGGTTCGGCAACGTTAACATGGATTCGATGGCGAAGGTCGCTCAACTGGAGATCGTCTCGCTCTGCGATCCCAACCGACGGAATCTGGCGGCGACGCAGGAGTCGGTGAAGATGCGGCAAGGACGCGCTCCCGCGACGTTTTCTGACTACCGAAAGATGCTGGCTTCGATTGAGCACGATATCGTGATTGTAGGTACCCCGGACCATTGGCACGCATTGCCCGCGATCGCAGCCATGCAAGCAGGGGCGGACGTTTTTCTCGAAAAGCCGATCAGTGTAGACGTGATGGAGGGCGAGGCCATTCTCGCAGCGGCTCGCAAGTACGATCGCGTGGTTCAGGTAAATCTGCAGCGTCGCAACGATCCGATATTTGATGAAGTGCGTGAGCAGTATTTGGATACAGAAAAGTTGGGGCGAATCGGGCTGGTAGAGTGTTTCTTTTACGGTGGCGGCAATGGAAATGTAGTGAGTCCGGTTGAGGTGCCAGATCACCTCGACTACGATCTTTGGGCGGGCCCCGCTCCGCAGGTTCCTTACGTTCCGCAAATCGAGTCCCGTGGCTGGCGTATGTTTCAAGAGTACGGAAATGGAACAATCGGGGACATGGGGGTTCACATCTTTGATTTAGTCCGCTCGGTGATGCGGTTGGGATGGCCCGGTTCGGTCAGTTCCACGGGCGGACGATTTGTTTACAAGAACGCGACTTCTAACATTTCGGATACGCAGAATGCTGTTTTTCACTACCCTGATTTGGATGTGAGTTGGGAGCATCGCCATTGGGGCCTGTCGCCGATTCCCCAGCGTCATTGGACGGACCAGTGGGGAGCTCGCATCATCGGAGAAAAGGGAACCTTGAATCTAACGACGATGAGCTATGCGTTCCAGGAGCGGGGTTCGCGGAGCTTGCAAGGGCGCCACTTGCTTTCGAGGAGCAATGACTTGGAGAACGTGGATTTTTCCCGTTTCGATGCGGCGGTGGGAGCCAACCAGGATCGCCATTGCCTCGATTTCCTGCAGGCCCGCGAAACGAGAACTCGACCTACCTCCGATATTGAAGAAGGGCATATCTCCAGCGCTTGCTGCATCCTGGGAAATGTGGCCTTGGAGCTTGGCCGGACGATTGCCTACGATCCTAGGACACGCTCTGTTGCGGGTGACGCCCAAGCGACGGAACATCTGTCCCGCCGCTATCGAGAAAATTGGATACACCCTGATCCTAACGCTGTCTAG
- a CDS encoding DUF1328 family protein — protein MLSWTITFLIIALIAGLLGFTGIAGAAAGIAKILFFVFLVLLVIAAVSNAVRGKAPR, from the coding sequence ATGTTATCTTGGACCATCACCTTTCTCATCATCGCGCTCATCGCTGGCCTGCTCGGCTTTACCGGAATAGCAGGCGCAGCCGCTGGAATCGCAAAAATCCTATTCTTCGTGTTCCTCGTCTTGCTGGTGATCGCTGCGGTCTCAAACGCAGTCAGAGGCAAAGCACCACGCTGA
- a CDS encoding DUF3857 domain-containing transglutaminase family protein, with product MFPKVSTYLFRFSLPLFLTLLLSPAARAYNWDEISAEDLAATECELDPSAPAEVLYKEIIYDLLEGGSYLPQRIIKYHLRTKIYDQSALDQARRTKFWYYNYYKATGIHARVIKPDGSYIEVEDKDIVTQTESRKNGDTLRSTTISIPQVEVGDIVEYKYRKIMNENYYIPKDEVSFQEEWPIRHLHLKMKPYVYRGDGFKWASNRAGAPMEKGKGGFYEITLKNQDAYPEEPYQAPDSDARAWFAFYNVTSLRDGDDFWKTEGKRLYREMLSNTKDDKTVSEKAKELAAGKKTQEEKLKAFYDFCRSQLINSYHGEADRLTSDQRDDLNEKWSASKTLSNGFGYPLNINTVFCALARAEGIDARLAFCADRSRYNFTGMMEQVDIALPHSLVAIKNGDTWTFHNPGAKYIPFGQLDWIHDNVGVLVPDKKELILIKTQAAKPEDNQATAHADLTLSENGHLSGTLTLTADGNHGLTFKQIMDERSESERKEVLKKALSEMWPNGEFEDIVIENADDPFKQLKITCQISLPNYAEVVGDRLFFQPNVEQRYAEPEFPSPERKTLIFFDFKYREQSEIEIKLPDGYALEAPSAPRPFEVQHFMSYSPKLSFNKTQNKIVYHRTLDFSGDTYPPQAYPIIKKSFDDLFAQDHHSLTLKKIEESAALEEEPPSPQS from the coding sequence ATGTTTCCAAAGGTCTCTACCTATCTGTTTCGCTTCTCCCTCCCCCTATTCCTCACCCTCCTTCTTTCTCCCGCCGCGCGCGCCTATAACTGGGACGAGATTTCAGCCGAAGACCTCGCCGCCACCGAATGCGAACTCGATCCCAGCGCTCCAGCCGAAGTACTGTATAAGGAGATCATCTACGATTTGCTGGAAGGAGGAAGCTACCTGCCCCAGCGCATCATAAAATACCACCTACGCACCAAAATCTACGACCAAAGCGCCCTCGACCAAGCCCGCCGCACCAAGTTCTGGTACTACAACTACTACAAGGCCACCGGCATCCATGCCCGCGTCATCAAACCCGACGGCAGCTACATCGAGGTGGAGGACAAAGATATCGTCACCCAAACCGAGAGCCGCAAAAACGGCGACACCCTGCGCTCCACCACGATCTCCATTCCCCAAGTCGAGGTCGGAGACATCGTCGAGTACAAATATCGCAAGATAATGAACGAGAACTACTATATCCCCAAGGACGAGGTATCTTTTCAGGAAGAATGGCCCATCCGTCACCTCCACTTGAAAATGAAACCCTACGTCTATCGCGGTGACGGCTTCAAATGGGCCTCCAACCGCGCCGGCGCACCCATGGAGAAAGGCAAAGGTGGCTTCTACGAGATTACTCTAAAGAACCAGGACGCGTATCCAGAAGAGCCTTACCAAGCGCCTGACAGCGACGCCCGAGCCTGGTTCGCCTTCTACAATGTCACTTCTCTCCGTGACGGGGACGACTTTTGGAAAACCGAAGGAAAACGCCTCTACCGCGAAATGCTTTCCAATACCAAGGACGACAAAACGGTAAGCGAGAAAGCCAAGGAGCTGGCCGCTGGCAAGAAGACCCAAGAAGAAAAGCTGAAAGCCTTCTACGACTTCTGCCGCTCCCAGCTCATCAACTCCTACCACGGCGAGGCGGATCGCCTGACCAGCGACCAGCGAGACGACCTCAACGAGAAATGGTCCGCAAGCAAAACCCTTTCCAATGGCTTCGGCTACCCTCTCAATATCAATACCGTGTTCTGCGCCCTCGCGCGGGCCGAAGGCATCGACGCCCGCCTCGCGTTCTGCGCCGACCGTAGCCGCTACAACTTTACCGGCATGATGGAGCAGGTCGACATCGCCCTGCCCCATTCGCTGGTCGCCATCAAAAACGGCGATACCTGGACCTTTCACAACCCCGGTGCCAAATACATCCCATTCGGTCAGCTGGACTGGATACATGACAACGTCGGCGTTCTCGTCCCCGACAAGAAGGAGCTGATCCTCATCAAAACCCAAGCCGCCAAACCAGAGGACAACCAGGCTACAGCCCACGCAGACTTGACGCTCAGCGAAAACGGACACCTCTCCGGCACGCTTACCTTAACCGCAGACGGCAACCACGGGCTGACGTTCAAGCAAATCATGGATGAACGCTCCGAGAGCGAACGAAAGGAAGTCTTAAAGAAAGCCCTCAGCGAAATGTGGCCCAACGGAGAGTTCGAGGACATCGTGATCGAAAACGCGGACGACCCATTCAAGCAATTGAAGATCACCTGCCAAATCAGCCTGCCCAACTACGCCGAAGTCGTGGGAGACCGCCTCTTCTTCCAGCCAAACGTGGAGCAACGCTACGCCGAACCGGAATTCCCCAGCCCCGAGCGCAAAACACTCATATTCTTCGACTTCAAGTATCGGGAACAGTCCGAAATCGAAATCAAGCTCCCCGATGGCTACGCCCTCGAAGCGCCCAGCGCCCCTAGGCCTTTCGAGGTACAACATTTCATGAGCTACAGCCCTAAGCTCTCATTCAACAAAACTCAGAACAAGATCGTTTATCACCGCACCCTCGACTTCTCAGGCGACACCTACCCGCCGCAAGCGTACCCCATCATCAAAAAGAGCTTCGACGACCTTTTCGCTCAAGACCACCACTCCCTCACCCTGAAGAAAATCGAGGAAAGCGCCGCCCTAGAAGAAGAGCCCCCTTCGCCTCAAAGCTAA